In the genome of Altererythrobacter sp. TH136, one region contains:
- a CDS encoding COQ9 family protein, whose product MTAASADLTLDELRVALAPAIADAAVFDGWTDAALVSAAQMDAVDADVARLAFPGGAMDMIAAWVGSVDLAMAHALPPETLGALKIRERIRALVQARLAAIAGREEALRRALAIMSLPQNAVRAGKLGWASADAMWRLAGDTATDYNHYTKRALLAGIYAATLAVFVDDESEGKTSTGAFLDRRIEGVMQFEKVKAQLLRPSGERFSVARFLGRLRYPAS is encoded by the coding sequence GTGACGGCGGCGAGCGCTGACCTGACCCTGGACGAACTGCGAGTGGCGCTGGCCCCGGCGATCGCCGATGCGGCCGTGTTCGACGGGTGGACTGACGCCGCGCTTGTATCCGCCGCGCAGATGGACGCGGTCGACGCCGATGTGGCGCGGCTCGCCTTTCCCGGCGGAGCGATGGACATGATTGCGGCATGGGTCGGCAGCGTCGACCTGGCGATGGCGCATGCCCTGCCGCCCGAGACCCTCGGCGCGCTCAAGATTCGTGAGCGCATACGTGCGCTGGTGCAGGCGCGTCTCGCGGCGATTGCCGGACGGGAAGAGGCGCTGCGGCGCGCGCTTGCGATCATGTCGCTGCCGCAGAACGCGGTGCGCGCTGGGAAGCTGGGCTGGGCCAGCGCGGACGCGATGTGGCGGCTCGCAGGCGACACGGCGACAGATTACAACCACTACACCAAGCGGGCCCTGCTCGCCGGCATCTACGCCGCCACCCTGGCGGTATTTGTCGACGATGAGAGCGAGGGAAAGACCTCCACCGGCGCCTTCCTCGACCGCCGGATCGAGGGCGTGATGCAGTTCGAGAAAGTTAAGGCGCAGCTTCTGCGGCCCAGCGGCGAGCGGTTCAGCGTCGCGCGCTTCTTGGGGAGGCTGCGCTACCCGGCGTCCTGA
- a CDS encoding FeoA family protein: MTLEGLERGHRARIVAVDWDRLAPQDGMRLRALGLDAGARVAIAHRGVFGGRDPIAVMIGRMTVAVRRVHASAMEIEPL; encoded by the coding sequence ATGACTCTGGAGGGACTTGAACGCGGTCACCGCGCGCGCATCGTGGCAGTGGACTGGGATCGCCTCGCCCCTCAGGATGGAATGCGACTACGCGCTTTGGGTCTCGACGCGGGCGCGCGGGTGGCGATTGCACATCGCGGCGTATTTGGCGGACGCGACCCGATTGCGGTGATGATCGGCCGGATGACCGTGGCGGTACGCCGGGTCCATGCCTCGGCCATGGAGATCGAGCCGCTGTGA
- the ssb gene encoding single-stranded DNA-binding protein, translating into MAGSLNKVMLIGNLGADPEVKSFQNGGRIANLRIATSESWKDKNSGERKERTEWHTVVLQSDGLIGVAERYLRKGSKVYIEGSLRTRKWQDQSGNDRYSTEISVGGPGAVMTMLDGAQGGGGGGGQRGGGGGGNDWSGGSSSSGGSSGGGWNQGGAAGGASSGGGSNYDDLDDDIPF; encoded by the coding sequence ATGGCGGGCAGCCTCAACAAGGTCATGCTGATCGGAAACCTGGGCGCGGATCCCGAGGTCAAGAGCTTCCAGAACGGCGGGCGCATCGCCAACCTGCGCATCGCGACGTCCGAGAGCTGGAAAGACAAGAACTCTGGCGAGCGCAAGGAACGCACCGAATGGCACACGGTGGTGCTGCAGTCGGACGGCCTGATCGGGGTGGCCGAACGCTATCTGCGCAAGGGCAGCAAGGTTTATATCGAAGGCAGCCTGCGCACCCGCAAGTGGCAGGATCAATCGGGTAACGATCGCTACTCGACCGAGATTTCCGTCGGCGGGCCGGGCGCGGTCATGACGATGCTCGACGGCGCGCAAGGCGGTGGCGGTGGCGGTGGCCAGCGCGGCGGCGGTGGCGGCGGCAATGACTGGAGCGGCGGCAGCTCTTCGAGCGGCGGCTCTTCGGGGGGCGGCTGGAACCAGGGCGGTGCAGCGGGCGGCGCGTCGTCGGGCGGCGGATCGAACTACGACGATCTCGACGACGATATTCCCTTTTGA
- a CDS encoding YcgN family cysteine cluster protein, whose product MGALRDDFWNLPLADLSRDEWEALCDGCGLCCLHKLEDEDTGEIAHTNVACKLLDTGTALCGEYRHRKAFVPDCMRLTPRLVKQVSWLPETCAYRLRADNQPLAEWHYLVSGNRESVHADGPGVAGRVISETVAGPLENHVVDWIRLDEDADA is encoded by the coding sequence ATGGGTGCGCTAAGGGACGACTTCTGGAACCTGCCCCTCGCAGACCTCTCCCGCGACGAGTGGGAGGCGTTGTGCGATGGCTGCGGTCTATGCTGCCTGCATAAGCTGGAGGACGAGGATACGGGCGAGATCGCCCATACCAACGTCGCCTGCAAGCTGCTCGACACCGGCACCGCGCTGTGCGGGGAATACCGGCACCGCAAGGCTTTCGTGCCCGATTGCATGCGCCTGACGCCCCGCCTGGTCAAACAGGTCAGCTGGCTGCCCGAGACATGCGCCTATCGTTTGCGGGCGGACAACCAGCCGCTGGCGGAATGGCACTATCTCGTGAGTGGCAACCGGGAGTCGGTCCACGCCGATGGCCCCGGCGTCGCGGGCCGGGTCATCAGCGAAACCGTGGCTGGGCCGCTCGAAAATCACGTCGTGGACTGGATCCGGTTGGACGAGGACGCGGACGCATGA
- a CDS encoding ankyrin repeat domain-containing protein, giving the protein MPGVVFRNLAAFLAFGAMFASAPAAAQMRDGYSFLKAVKDRDGTKATEFLSEPGSTLIKTTDQTTGETALHIVVQRRDETWTRFLLDRGADPNKSDKRGVTPLALAAGLGFTEGVELLLKRGARVDVVNASGETPLIAAVHRRDVPMIRLLLQHGASADRADTSGRSAREYAKLMGGSAGVTAEIDRAEAARKAAPQSETYGPGL; this is encoded by the coding sequence ATGCCGGGGGTCGTTTTCCGCAATCTGGCCGCGTTTCTGGCGTTCGGCGCCATGTTCGCTTCCGCGCCTGCGGCGGCACAGATGCGCGATGGCTATAGCTTCCTGAAGGCGGTCAAGGATCGCGACGGGACGAAGGCGACCGAGTTCTTGAGCGAACCGGGTAGCACCCTGATCAAGACGACTGATCAGACCACTGGCGAGACCGCGCTGCACATCGTGGTGCAGCGGCGGGACGAGACATGGACCCGGTTCCTGCTCGACCGCGGGGCGGATCCCAATAAGAGCGACAAGCGAGGCGTCACCCCGCTGGCCCTGGCGGCGGGTCTCGGGTTTACCGAAGGGGTGGAGCTTCTCCTGAAAAGGGGCGCTCGGGTCGATGTCGTCAACGCGTCGGGCGAAACGCCGCTGATCGCGGCGGTGCATCGGCGCGACGTCCCAATGATCCGGCTGCTGCTGCAGCACGGCGCAAGCGCTGATCGGGCCGACACTTCGGGACGCTCGGCGCGCGAATACGCGAAACTCATGGGCGGTTCGGCCGGGGTCACAGCGGAGATCGACCGCGCGGAAGCGGCGCGCAAGGCTGCCCCGCAATCGGAAACTTACGGTCCCGGTCTGTGA
- a CDS encoding SprT family zinc-dependent metalloprotease — protein sequence MIGWLARDAAGPTVEIAGRVLPVALRRDARARRLTLRLAPDGSEVRLTLPRWCPEREALGFVRARTQWLADQLARVPEQRAPRAGGTIFYRGGELAIDHRTVHPRTPQLEDHRIVLGGPADQIAPRLQRWLERSAQALLVEDLAFYAARARIPTPQLRLSRAQRRWGSCSTNGTVRINWRLVQAPDAVRRSVVAHEVAHCLHFDHSPAFHAALGELFEGDLAAADAWIKAHGLSLYASFG from the coding sequence ATGATCGGCTGGCTGGCGCGCGATGCGGCCGGTCCGACAGTGGAGATAGCGGGGCGGGTCCTCCCCGTGGCGTTGCGCCGCGACGCGCGAGCCCGGCGCCTGACCCTGCGCCTTGCGCCGGACGGCAGCGAAGTGCGCCTGACGCTCCCGCGCTGGTGCCCGGAGCGCGAAGCGCTGGGGTTCGTCCGGGCGCGTACGCAATGGCTGGCAGACCAGCTCGCCCGGGTGCCGGAACAGCGCGCACCGCGCGCCGGTGGAACGATCTTCTATCGCGGAGGGGAACTGGCGATCGACCACCGAACGGTCCATCCACGCACCCCGCAGCTGGAGGACCACCGCATCGTCCTCGGCGGTCCGGCCGATCAGATCGCGCCGCGTCTTCAGCGCTGGCTCGAGCGATCGGCACAGGCGCTGCTGGTCGAAGACCTCGCCTTCTACGCCGCCCGGGCGCGGATACCGACACCGCAACTGCGGCTGAGCCGGGCGCAACGCCGCTGGGGCAGTTGCTCGACCAACGGCACGGTGCGAATCAACTGGCGGCTGGTGCAGGCGCCGGATGCGGTGCGCCGATCGGTGGTCGCGCACGAAGTCGCGCATTGCCTGCACTTCGACCATAGCCCGGCGTTTCACGCGGCGCTCGGCGAACTGTTCGAAGGCGACCTCGCGGCCGCAGACGCATGGATTAAGGCGCACGGCCTCTCACTTTACGCCAGCTTCGGCTAG
- a CDS encoding SCO family protein: MNRRAMPRLLTAALLFLSLAGCQQSPAPADEPPLAGATIGGDFTLTDQHGQTKRWADFRGKYAVVYFGYTYCPDICPTDVQRTTQGLKEFAREHPDLRAKVQQIFITIDPERDTPQVVGQFAAAFDPKMVALTGTPEQVQAAADAFKVYHSKGEQEDGGAYLVNHSGITYLFDPAGLPLATLPTDQGASAVAKELAKWVR; the protein is encoded by the coding sequence ATGAACCGCCGCGCCATGCCTCGCCTCCTTACAGCAGCCCTCCTCTTTCTGTCTCTCGCGGGATGTCAGCAGTCCCCCGCGCCAGCGGACGAGCCTCCCCTGGCGGGCGCAACGATCGGCGGTGATTTCACGCTGACCGACCAGCATGGGCAAACGAAGCGCTGGGCCGACTTCCGCGGCAAGTATGCGGTGGTGTATTTCGGCTATACCTACTGCCCCGACATTTGCCCGACGGATGTCCAGCGAACCACGCAGGGATTGAAGGAGTTTGCCCGCGAGCACCCGGATTTGCGGGCCAAGGTCCAGCAAATCTTCATCACCATCGATCCCGAGCGGGACACCCCCCAGGTGGTCGGCCAGTTCGCCGCCGCGTTCGATCCCAAGATGGTCGCTCTCACCGGCACGCCTGAACAGGTGCAGGCCGCTGCGGATGCCTTCAAGGTTTATCATTCCAAGGGCGAGCAGGAAGACGGCGGGGCCTATCTCGTGAACCATTCCGGCATCACGTACTTGTTCGACCCCGCCGGGCTCCCGCTCGCAACCCTGCCGACCGATCAGGGCGCATCCGCCGTGGCCAAGGAACTGGCGAAATGGGTGCGCTAA
- a CDS encoding ferrous iron transporter B, which yields MSRLRTAALVGNPNAGKSALFNALTGARQKIANYPGVTVERKAGRLTLPSGEPVELIDLPGAYSFDPSSPDEEVTRKVVHGEFAGEATPEVLIVVLDAANLEQHLVFAQEVIALGRPTVVALNMVDLAERDGLTLDPAALSQGLGVPVIPTVAVRRRGLTELSEAIASAERHAEAHELHPRAHLTLPERRLAAANIARGAVLSETAQHRLHAGLDRVLLHPWFGPLILFGLLFVVFQAVFAWATPFADGLEMFAGMISDSIRNNVGASLVRDLVTEGIIGGVGSVVVFLPQIVILFAFILAMEASGYMARAAFLMDRMMQGVGLSGRSFIPLLSSFACAIPGIMATRSIADPKDRLTTILIAPLMTCSARLPVYAVIIAAFIPRTAIGPEGFEIIGLQGLVLFGLYVAGIVGAMAAALVLRRTVAKGAASGFIMELPRYQMPLLKDLAIGLWQRAWVFLRRAGTIIFTVTVVLWVLLSFPRAAPGESQVEASIAGQVSKGLAVVVEPIGFNREIALALIPAMAAREVAVSSLATTYAVDAPDEEAAAQGLASQLSAKWSLPTALAFLAWFVFAPQCLSTIAVTRRETNGWKWPAFMLAYLFGLAYIFAGLTFWTATALGL from the coding sequence GTGAGCCGACTGCGCACTGCCGCGCTGGTCGGCAACCCCAATGCAGGCAAGAGCGCACTATTCAACGCGCTGACAGGCGCGCGCCAAAAGATTGCCAACTATCCGGGCGTCACCGTCGAACGCAAGGCGGGCCGCCTTACGCTGCCGAGCGGAGAACCGGTCGAACTGATCGACCTGCCGGGCGCCTATTCCTTCGACCCGTCGAGCCCTGACGAAGAAGTCACGCGAAAGGTCGTGCACGGTGAATTCGCCGGTGAAGCGACTCCTGAAGTGCTCATCGTGGTGCTCGACGCGGCTAACCTCGAACAGCATCTGGTGTTCGCGCAGGAGGTGATTGCGCTGGGCCGGCCCACCGTGGTCGCGCTCAACATGGTCGACCTTGCCGAACGGGACGGGCTGACGCTTGATCCCGCGGCACTGTCACAAGGCTTGGGCGTGCCGGTGATCCCGACCGTTGCCGTGCGCCGGAGGGGCCTGACCGAGTTGAGCGAGGCGATCGCTAGTGCGGAGCGGCACGCCGAGGCGCATGAGTTGCACCCCCGCGCGCACCTGACGCTTCCCGAACGGCGTCTGGCCGCGGCCAACATCGCGCGCGGCGCAGTGCTGTCGGAAACCGCCCAGCACCGGCTCCACGCGGGTCTGGACCGGGTGCTGCTTCACCCGTGGTTCGGGCCGCTGATCCTGTTTGGCCTGCTGTTCGTCGTCTTTCAGGCAGTCTTCGCCTGGGCCACTCCGTTCGCGGATGGGCTGGAGATGTTCGCGGGCATGATCTCCGATTCGATCCGCAACAACGTCGGCGCCAGTCTGGTGCGCGACCTGGTGACGGAGGGGATTATCGGGGGTGTTGGCTCGGTCGTCGTCTTCCTGCCGCAGATCGTGATCCTGTTCGCCTTCATCCTTGCGATGGAAGCGTCCGGTTACATGGCGCGTGCCGCGTTCCTGATGGACCGGATGATGCAGGGCGTGGGGCTGTCCGGGCGCAGTTTCATTCCGCTTCTCTCCAGCTTCGCCTGCGCCATTCCCGGCATCATGGCGACCCGCTCGATCGCCGATCCCAAGGATCGCCTGACCACTATCCTGATCGCCCCGCTGATGACCTGTTCAGCACGGCTGCCGGTCTATGCGGTGATCATTGCGGCGTTTATCCCCCGCACGGCGATCGGTCCGGAAGGATTCGAAATTATCGGCCTGCAGGGACTGGTGCTGTTCGGCCTGTACGTGGCGGGTATCGTCGGCGCGATGGCGGCAGCGCTCGTGCTGCGGCGAACTGTCGCGAAGGGCGCAGCCTCGGGGTTCATCATGGAATTGCCCCGTTATCAGATGCCGCTGCTCAAGGACCTGGCGATCGGGCTATGGCAACGTGCATGGGTGTTCCTGCGGCGCGCCGGCACGATTATCTTCACCGTCACGGTCGTGCTGTGGGTCCTTCTCAGTTTCCCGCGCGCGGCGCCGGGCGAAAGCCAGGTGGAGGCGTCGATCGCCGGTCAGGTTAGCAAGGGGCTGGCGGTCGTGGTGGAGCCGATCGGCTTTAACCGCGAGATCGCGCTGGCGCTCATTCCCGCGATGGCCGCACGCGAGGTGGCCGTGTCGAGCTTGGCCACGACCTACGCAGTCGACGCCCCTGACGAGGAAGCGGCGGCGCAGGGCCTCGCCAGCCAGTTGTCCGCGAAGTGGAGCTTGCCGACCGCGCTCGCCTTCCTGGCGTGGTTCGTGTTCGCGCCGCAGTGCCTTTCGACGATCGCCGTCACCCGGCGCGAGACGAACGGGTGGAAATGGCCGGCGTTCATGCTCGCGTACCTGTTTGGGCTCGCTTATATTTTCGCCGGCCTCACGTTCTGGACAGCGACCGCGCTCGGCCTTTAG